Genomic DNA from Magnolia sinica isolate HGM2019 chromosome 4, MsV1, whole genome shotgun sequence:
ACTCATCCAAGCCATGACTCATTGGACCACCGAACCGAGTACTGAGTTCCTGCCTTTCAAACAATGCTCTAGTGTGTGACTGTAAAAATctggtggggtttttttttttttcctcttttcttattagcttgttagtacacacccatgtcagtacacacactccatgttagccacccccgctggggatctataccaagacctcaagtgttgaaaccaggtatcttcactcagtctgccggttgagctatggatctgggtgtggtgGGGTTAAGTTTACAGAAACCTTTTAATGCACCACACCCAGTTTATTAGGAACTTGCCATCCATATCATGTATATGGTCCATCCATTAAGTCCATTCAAGTCTTTTTCTACTACCTAtaatgattggatgatccaaattgtccatttAGTGGCATCAAGAAACGGATGTACGAGATCATTCACAGAAGATATGTCCGGTAGTGAACGTTTAAGACCATCCAATTCCCGTTATTTGTCAAACAAAAGTGGACTGGACCTACGGTCGAATAGACATGTAAcatgtgtgcatatatatatatatatatatatatatatgggaaatggtactatgaggtcgaccaagctgtgtggaccccatcgtgatgtgtgtcgaacatctactatatcagtcagatgcaccattccatggtgggctacaggcttaaaaatcaattcaatccatgacttgggtgggccatgccacatacaaaaattgagaggggttatcctcccattaaaatattcatgattatttattgggcccaccgagatgtggttcacaaatctagcccatccattgtgtgtgtcccacttggatgagggtttagaccaagttttagccgtatccaaaactcaagtggccccaccCAATGCTTTTATACATTTCACGCATGTCTTcaaatggttttagatggtatggcccaactgAGATCCATATACAACTAATTTTTGACATATCCCATAACTgaaaggggatccatcaaatgcacgatgttgatgttcgatgcatattatgatgggcccacacagctaaacctcatgagaacttcccatgccTATCTGTGATAAAGTCCGGCATAATATCGATGATTattcaaaattattaaaaagaaGTGTCTTCCCCCTAACaatttttttaatcaacattatagATATTGTTGGCGATAAAATACAAAGACATGCtaagaaatttcaaaaatatcaaactaaaaataatAAAGGAAGAGCATGGAGAGCTCATACACATTATTGTCTCTGTCTAAAAAACATATTTGTATCTATAAGAAGACGATCCTTAATGCATTGATCCTAGCAAATTTGACCCAAAGATACAACAACTCTCTTTcgagatgaatggcttagatgaggtGCACTTAAGAATAATTGAACTGATTTGCCTAAAGAGAACACATAAGAAAAATCATATACGATAAGATTTTTGGATAGCTTTTGCAATAGAGAAAAAATGTCTTTATAAATGAAAAATAGGTAGCATTGAGGCTTGAGGCGCATATGAGCAGCATAATACATGTATGCTGACGCATGTCGACTCATTAATTATTAAGTTGGTGTGCAGCGACTCTTTGTTTTTATATGCATGAAAAATCAAAAGTTCTCGATTAAAGACGTACATCGCCTCGCCATGTCTTTAGTTGTGATCGCGACCATGTAAGCAAAGTTGCACCCATAACATTCCTTTATTTTTGCAATACAAAGAATTAGTGAGGGATTTTAATATAAAAGTTTAATTTTATTAATAAGCTTTTAATATAGAACAAAACTTTACACAATTAAAACAAGTTTGTTGttagcaaagaaaaaaaaaacaattttcataaatttttcaatctcctttttttaaaactcattttaaCCTAAGAGATATTGGAAATACATGAGTAGAGGTAGGATGTAAAATCTATTTCATGTATAACTTGAGTAATCATGAACTATTTTACCCTAGCAATAAATCAAAAAAGATTATGAACTTCAAAATTTAAAAGATCATTAGAAAGAATATCCAACATATGTGAGAGTATTTAATTTAATCATTAATAAATTTTGTGTTTATCAATCTATAGTTCAGATCTTATGTGCTCCCACCATAATTTATAAACATTTTAACTGCTTGAACCATAAATCTTTTCCCATCAAATGCAAATTGTATAgtgtattgtggggcccactttgatgcatgtgttttatctatattgttcatccattttgcccggtcattttagtgcatgatactCAAATCTCACGTGCTGGAAGGTAAAGcctgtgtggccttatgaacaggtttgataacaaataaacatcattgtgggccttaggaaggtctcaacggtggatgtcattacctCCGCTAtctcttatggtatggcccacttcttAATCTTCTTCTTTGATCTTCATCTTTTATTAACTCAACCAAACCCCACCACCTAACCACACCACATTAGCACTTGATCCATGGTCTTAGTGTTGAAATAGAGTCTGTCTACCACTGAGTTAGGTAGCCAGACTCTTGgagcgtggtctacttgagctttagatatgtttcaattttggactAGCAaagtagataaatcacatacatctatgtggtgTACGGTAGGGGTCACCACGCAATCGGACGTCTCTTTCTATGTTTATCTCATTCCCATCTGCTGCGGACTTTTGTCTGCCTGTGTGTAGCCTATAACCTCTCTCCCTGCGTTGTATGATACCTGCACCCATCATCAAAGCAACGTCCCTTTATCGCACGTCCACCGCACGTGCTACACCACCCGGTCCCTTTTAATGtctctttttagtttttacaCTTAAGTGTGGAAGTATTGATCGATGCAGAGCAGAATAAAGCGGATTTGTACATTTacctcaatccagaccatccaaatggtggagACTGATGGGCCATATATCCAAATCACCATGAAGGGATGATTTTAACAGCTATATTAGTGAAAGAGTCTGTTATAATGTGGTATAGTGAGTGATCAAAACTCAGAAACTAAATGTATAATAGTCAAAGGTTACGATCTTTCGATCACTTTGATTTTGCAAATTCCATTTTAAACGGGAAGCTCCGTATGGACCGGCTAGATTTAGTTATCCATATTCAGATTTTTTTATGGACGAGTGCATGAGTATGGATCACCATAATCTCCAGTGTATCTAATAACTTGTCGTAAAGAAAGGGGTGCGGTTTAGGTGCGTCCCCGGCCTCACCTAAGAAAGTATGGCACTTACCGTGAAGCTACATTGATTTATGAAttgtaaatccacgccgtccattcgttttttcagatccTTTTACACGTGAGAAAAActaatgaagcagataaaaatctctagtggaccacaccataggaaacagtatcgattgaccattaaaaacattttaagggccacataagttttggatcattctgttatttgtttttccccttcatccatattttttttgaccttattaatagtttggatggaaaatttaTATTAAGGAAACACTaatgtgggccttagaaagttttaacggtgggatgttcaatcaccactgtttcttctagtatggtccatctgagaattggatttgtttcattttttgcctcataccctaaaatgatccagcaaaAATGATGGACTGcttagatatagaatatatacatcaaggtggggcccaaggtaTGGGCCGTACCCTTTTCACAAGGGCCTGGCCCGCACCTAATCCCCTCCCTAGAGAAAGACTGAAAGAGTCTTCGCGTACGTTGTAATCGACCGACAGCGTGGGCCCCATCTCCCCTCCAAATTGCAATTCGACGGTTCCCGTGAGCCCTACCCGTGCCGCGTTTTGAACCCCTAAATACGATATTACATTGCACTTTTAATGAGAAAATTGGTGGTCTGAGAGAGGACAATGATCCGTACACATGCAGACAGAAGATGTATAATGGGACATATTCATCTCGAATTAAACGGTCTAAAATATGAGTAAATATATGAATGTCCTAAAAACCGAAAAATTacataaataaatgaaataaatagcTGATGTATGGCCCACTAATCAGCGGCTAAAATTGACTTGCTAAATGATATTTATTCATAGAATAAACAACAATAATAGAACTACATGATCTTCTAATTGATCATATATTGGTGTTATGGCttatctatgtgggccccaccttttaacCGGCTTCGATTTAAGTTCGCATCTGTCCTCCATTCATACTACGGAGGATTGCGAAAGTATTGCTCCCATGCTCTACCATCGTATCAAACGACTCGTATATTGTTACGGAAGTACCAACACGAGTCGCGCGAAGAGAAATGGAAGAGATGAGTTACGCTATACCTGAGAACTTAGCACACGTGGGTGCGATCCACACCATTTTTATGGTGGCCTAAAAGGGTATATTTTTCGCCAAAAATCCATATTAATTCatctatcaggtggtccacatgtaAACGCTAATATCGGTCGTAACGTTCACCCCAACCGTCGAGTTTCATTAACGGTTCTGACCCACATAAATAAAAGTTCCTTTCTTATAATAAAATGCATTTCCATAGTTCTTCCAACCAAACAAACGGTCCAGATCTTACAAACACATGCCTTTTGCCACATGTACAACGACCCACTTCTCGATATCTTCTCGCGCGAATCACCGTATCATTGCAGAGAGCACCGCTCCTCCATTGACTAACGCAAAAGAGACATATTCACATACATCGTCAGTTAGAAACATCAAAATACATCGCTCTTTCTTCCCGCCAACTCATCACTTTTTCCATTAAATCCAATCCGTTAAAACAGCATAAAttatcaaaaatttaaaaaatcaactgagtgtaaaagaaaataacaccCTCATCAGAATCAAACATTCAAAATcaatcagaatccaacggtccaaatcaaactaatatacatcctaaataaaaataagaaatagtATTCTCACAATTTTAATATATtagatattaaaaaataaatattttgcaAGAAATAAGGCGCTGTACATGACATCTCCATACAACGCTATacaagaagattaaaaaaaaccAGAGATGTATTATTaaactataaaagaaaaggaaagcaagAAAAGCTGACGTCACCTTCCTTTGACTCCATCTCCTTTCCCTTCAAAACCACCCTCCCTCTTTTCTCCCGTTTCCCattctctctccctgtctctgccgttctctctctctctctctctctctctgccattctccctctctccctctctctgccattctctctctctctctctctctctctctctctgccattctttcctctatttctctctctctctctgccattctctcctccctctctctctctgccgtTCTCTCTCTGTTTGTAGAAAATATGGTGAGAAAAGAGCTTGTAGTATCAGTTCCAAGCTATTTCAGATGCCCAATCTCTCTAGACGTGATGAAATCGCCAGTAAGCCTTTGTACGGGCGTTACCTACGACCGTTCCAGCATCCAGAAATGGATCGACAGCGGCCACAACACATGCCCTGCGACCATGCAACCGCTTCTCACCAAAGATTTCACCCCAAACCGAACCCTCCAAACCCTCATCCGTTCCTggcaatcctctctctctcaatccaatcccaccgtccatctactcTCCCCACACCAAGCTCTTTCCCTCCTACATCAACTAGGCCCCACCACCACTCCACCCCTCCATTCTCTTTCCAAAATCGCCTCCTTCATCGACCAGGACCCCATCAAGAACCGAGACTTCCTCGTCAATGCCGGCTGCGTCCCTATCCTCATCGGGGTTTTCCGCGATTACAACCAACGGTTGGATGTCGCTGAAGCCGTTGTTAGGGTCTTACGTCTCGTTTTGACGGATTCGATCGAGGCGGGGGTAATGGATTTGATTGATCGGAATTGGCTACTTGCCGTTCTGCGGAGAGGGAGCGTCGAAGCGAGGATCGATTCGGCAAGGATTCTCGAGCTGGTGTTTGTAGTCTGCAATGATGATCGCTCCGTTACGGAATTGGAAGGGGTTTTGTTTGAATTGTTACGGTTGATGAATTTGGAGAATGATAAAGAAGCGGCCGATGCCGGATTGTCGTGTTTGATCGCTGTATCCGCGCGACGGAAGCTCAGATCGCAGATCGTACGGCTCGGGGCGATCCGTGTGATTGGGAATTTGCTATCTGGTTCGGAATCCGCAGGTGTTGCTGAGAAGGCACTGAAGATGCTCGAGATGTTGTCTGGCTGCGCTGAGGGTAGGGCGGCGATATGTGAGGATCCGACGTGCGTCCCAGCGATTGTGGGGCGGATGTTGAAAGTGTCGGATGCCGCCACGGAGCGGGCGGTGGTGGTGTTGTGGAGCATTTGCCATCTGTTCAGGGATCGGAAAGCACAGGAGGCGGTCACGAGGAGCAATGGATTGACGAAGATCCTGCTTCTGATGCAGAGCAATTGCTCGCCGGCAGCTCGACAGATGTGTGGTGATCTGGTGAAGATTTTTCGGGTGAATTCGAAGAGCTGCCTCTCGAGCTATGATACTAAGACGACGCATATCATGCCTTTCTGAATTGTAGAGTGTTTGGATTTTGATGGGAGTGAGGAAGAAAGGTGGAGAGATTGTAAAAACAAAGGCGAAATTTGTTTTGATTTTGATAGCAATCCATATAAAACACAATTCAtttggatgaatggaatgaaGGGAgtgagggtgcgtttggttgctccaaatatcgtgaaatttcatgatatttttgaATTGATAAATataatgagatgaactcaaaTTTAAGTGGCAAGTAAACAGGCCCTTAGCTTATACGCTAAAACTCCGTGTATATGTGTGATGACTTTGATGTGTGTTGTCCAATTGGCATTAAACCAACACCCACATTCATCCTATTTTCCTGACCGTTGGATCAATGGACTGGTAGGATTTATGAATATCAATGGTCCtgagagtgatgggatgatacCGACGATCTTGGTTATACATTGAATTTCTTTAGAGCCTATTTGGCAGACAGCTAAaaataagttcatctcattttagctaatTATGATTATGTGCTAAAAATCTTGATTTTTTgttattagaattatttttatCCATACCAAAAGATATCTAAAATACATAATTACCATTTgttaaaatgagatcaactcatttttaggcgtatGCCAAACAGGCTCTCAATGCATGCTTCAAATCtttttagttttaatttttatttggatttggccatgataaaaataatttgtgaattttggaatttttttaacacgggcaaaactgatggatggcatgggtataCAAAatctacatcaaggtaggctccactgTCATGGCCTCACCGAATCATAAACATTCGTGATCTCTTCCTCAATTGAATGAGgaccattgctctctctctctctctctctctctctatatgtatAAACTATTTGGCGAGTTGACTCGTTTtataagtgaggcccacctatttgAGGAATTATAACCTAAGGATTGCCGCTCCTTGGTTTGTataggtggggcctgtggtttaGTAACTAGATCTACTATTAATTTGGGCCAATTCTATGAATGGTCCATGGTATATAAGCCTTACATGGATATGTGATATTTTTTAGCTTGTATAAGTGGGGCCATGATTAATTTAATTTAAGAATTGACATTTTTGTTGCCAAATGTTTTTACGTgatcataatttttaaaaataaatttctactgAAAACTCTACTTAATGTGAATATATATTAGTTTTAAGTGACTAATAATATATTATTAAATAAGATTAACTGTAACTTTCACCAAAAAGTGGCCTATCATTTAGGGAACTTACATGCATCCAAGTGCTCTGGATAACACCTTGATctgtagctcaagtggtagactgagtaaagataccctcgtttcaacattgaagtcTTAGTGGAGATTCCCTAGTAGTGTTAGACTGAAAGTGCTCCTGCATATTTCTTactcatttttattcttttattttttctttctttcttcttcttgttccttCTTCATTTTATAAAAAACATGAAAATAGAAATCAATGGCCATCACCTATTTTATCTTTACAAACAGGGAAAAACTCACACAGATTTGCTGGTCAATTTCATTTCGACATTTTTCTAGAGCTCT
This window encodes:
- the LOC131243561 gene encoding U-box domain-containing protein 27-like produces the protein MVRKELVVSVPSYFRCPISLDVMKSPVSLCTGVTYDRSSIQKWIDSGHNTCPATMQPLLTKDFTPNRTLQTLIRSWQSSLSQSNPTVHLLSPHQALSLLHQLGPTTTPPLHSLSKIASFIDQDPIKNRDFLVNAGCVPILIGVFRDYNQRLDVAEAVVRVLRLVLTDSIEAGVMDLIDRNWLLAVLRRGSVEARIDSARILELVFVVCNDDRSVTELEGVLFELLRLMNLENDKEAADAGLSCLIAVSARRKLRSQIVRLGAIRVIGNLLSGSESAGVAEKALKMLEMLSGCAEGRAAICEDPTCVPAIVGRMLKVSDAATERAVVVLWSICHLFRDRKAQEAVTRSNGLTKILLLMQSNCSPAARQMCGDLVKIFRVNSKSCLSSYDTKTTHIMPF